From Thermococcus barophilus MP:
CATATGGAGACCAGGTGATCTTGTAGTACAGAGGGGGCTTTGCTTTTTTTGGTAAACCTCCCACCCGGATTATGCCCTCCTTTAACTCATCAATCTCTTGATAAATTCTCCCCATCAGGATATTACTTAGTCCGGGTGCAAACCCTGCATCAACTATCGCCGTTATCTGAGCATTTTCAGCATCATCTCTAAGCTCCATGGGATCTTCCGGCATAAACGAGATGTCAACTAAATCCCTTTGAGCCTTTATAGCAGCTTTTAATGTGGTAAAGCCAAGCTTTCCCGGTAGTGCTCCAACGATAATCTCGAACTTTTTCATGATATCCACCAATCTGTCGAAATCTGACGCATCGATTTTAATCGTGTTCGCGAAATCTCTCACCTTGTCCAGATGCTCTTTATTTTTGTCCCCAACCCATACTTCAAAGTCCCTGCTCAAATCGTAAGCTATTGCTCTTCCAACATTCCCAGCCCCAAGCACGAGAACCTTCATTTTCCCCACCCATTTACTTTTGAGCCAATAGGTATATATAATGCTCCCTTGAAGTTTGAAGAGATGAGACTCAATTTACCCAACTTTCTGAGAAGGCAAAAAATCCCAGATATCCTGCTTAGAAGGGATGAGAAGAAGATCATGCATATAAGTGATACTCCAGACAACATCTATGTGTTTCTTCTCAATCTTATTGAAAAGACGAAGCCGGATTACATAATACATACTGGTGATTTAGTTGACAACATAAAGCTTGAAAGAAGGCCAGAGCTCAGGGAGCGGTACGAGAAATCTCTAATTGAACTCCTTCACATACTTGAAAATTCAAAAGCTGAGGTTTACATTGTGCCTGGAAACGAAGATGATGTATCCATACTAAGGAGACATATTACTCTCTCTAAAATAGTTCCACCGGGGACCATTATTGAGATAGAGGGAGTAAAGCTTGCAGTTGGCCACAGGTACGGTGATGTTGCTGAAATTAACAACGTGGATTTTAAGCTCTATGGACATAATTTTCGGCTGATCCCCAAAGGTATAAATGGGGTTCTCAGAATAAATTTCATCTTGCTACCCAGCAAAAGGGTAGTAGGAGTTAAATATCCAGATGGCACAAATTTTGAGAGAGGATATAGGTTAATGAGGGGAATGTAATGAGGTTGCTTAGATTTGGACCGTCCCTTGCGTTTGTAAGGAGCTCCAAACTGGATGAGCTGGAGCTTTTTATTGAGAACTTTTTTGATGCAGAGCGAATGTCGGTAAATGAGGCACTTAAGGAAAGCTGGGAGTTTGAAACAATAATAGTGCCAACGCTGAGCGAGGAGTGGAAGACATACATAGAGAACCCAAACCAAGAAGCATTCTTGGTAAGAATGAGATGTGACAGCGTTTTAAAAGAGCTTTTTAACTCAAAGGCACCTGTGGAGAGGATAAATCTCGGTCCGCATATAATTCTGTTCAGAGTGCCAAAAGGGGCCGAAAATGCCGAAACTCTTCTCGCAAGCCGCTATAATGGGGAGCTTGTAACATTAATTGAGGGCATAGAGAAGGGCGAGGAAAGAGACACCCTGCTGGTGCTTACAGAGAAAAAGCTGAACACCTCTATAGGACTTGAGGACATTAAAGCTTCTTTGCTATTCAGGAAAGACTTTGTAGCGTTCTATAAGATGCTCAGCATTGATCTTCCAATTATAATGCATAAGGTTCTTCCGGAAGGCTGGAATGAAATAACGATTCGCCTTTATGACAACATGAAGAGGTACGAGGAAAACATTGAAAGGCTTCTCCTTGTTCTTGAGGACTTGGATTTGGGATATGCTGTAAGTGAAGGATGGGACTGGGACTACCCAAGGCCGTTCATGCGTATAAGAGTGTATAAGATCAAGCTGATAACATGGGAGGATCCTTTGAGAATTAAATTCCTTTTGAAGGGGCTTGAATATAGGGGCTATAAACGTCTTGCTGATATTGATGTCTTCGTTGAGGGTAAAAAGCTTCACTGGGTTGATGTAGCAAAGCGGCATGACTCTAAGCTTGAACTCGCTAAAGCGGCAAGGGAGGAGCTTGAGAGATTGCTGAGTGAGGATGTGAAAAAGAAGTTGCACAAAATTGAAGCTAAGCTTTTACAAGAGGGAGCTCATCAGCAGAAATGACGAACTCCTTTTCGTGATCTTCTATGTTGGGGGACTTTTTGACCTTTATTACAAATTTCATTTTTCCTTTAAGGGTGATCTCAAAGACTCTCGTTACAATCTCTTCCCATTCATAAAGGGTCTCTTTAGGCACAAGTGCCATGTTTGCAAAATAAAGTGATAATCTTGACCTCTCTCCCAAGAACTTTTTCATAACTCCTGCTATATGGATCTCAAAGGATGTCACTTCATTTGTATACAACCTGATGAGCTTGTCTATTCCAAGGGCTATGAGAACAGTTGGTCTATGGGTTGCGTAGTATTCCCTCATAAACTCAGCGAATTCCAGTGTGTAAACTGCTGGATCTTTGGATATATCAATTCTCTTTACAATATTCCCGGTGTTTATTATCCCTCCTGCTTTAACAACATCTATCTTGTCCAGTTTTTCTGCATCCCACCCCATGATCTTCAGTGGTTCTTTAATCATGTGAAGTGTATCAAAGATGTCAAGTATCAGAACGTTGTACTTTTTAAGTAGAAATTCAATAGTTTCTCTGAATATTATGGGGATTGGAGCTTCAGGGGAGTACTCCACAAGCACAGATTCCCCAAATTTTATCGAACCGAGGTACTCAATGAGTGCTCTTCCATCTGTCACGATATCACCTCCAGCTCCTCCATTAATTCGCTCAGGTATGGGGACTTCTTTATCACGACTTTTCTCCCATACTCTTTGAGCTCAAGGATTCTGGTGGGTGCTTCCTCAAGTTCAACCTTCACATCATGACGCAGAAGATGGGGGTTCCCGAACAGATACGTTATCCTGTTTGTGTTCCCAAGGCACTTCCTTGTGACAACCTCGAAGAAATATTCAAGAACTCTTGGCTGGTGCTCATATCGCTTAAGGTGCTTCCCCGCCCCTAATACTATTATGATTATGGGTCTTTTTTCAATTTTTGTGAACAGCTCTCTCAAGATCTCGTGGAGATTTCTGGTGTAAACCACAATATCATCACTCAGCTTCACTTTTCTGATTATCTTCCCTAATTGAATCATCCCACCTGATTTGATTACATATACATCTTTGAGAAATTCAACATCG
This genomic window contains:
- a CDS encoding metallophosphoesterase, whose protein sequence is MRLNLPNFLRRQKIPDILLRRDEKKIMHISDTPDNIYVFLLNLIEKTKPDYIIHTGDLVDNIKLERRPELRERYEKSLIELLHILENSKAEVYIVPGNEDDVSILRRHITLSKIVPPGTIIEIEGVKLAVGHRYGDVAEINNVDFKLYGHNFRLIPKGINGVLRINFILLPSKRVVGVKYPDGTNFERGYRLMRGM
- a CDS encoding DUF257 family protein; protein product: MTDGRALIEYLGSIKFGESVLVEYSPEAPIPIIFRETIEFLLKKYNVLILDIFDTLHMIKEPLKIMGWDAEKLDKIDVVKAGGIINTGNIVKRIDISKDPAVYTLEFAEFMREYYATHRPTVLIALGIDKLIRLYTNEVTSFEIHIAGVMKKFLGERSRLSLYFANMALVPKETLYEWEEIVTRVFEITLKGKMKFVIKVKKSPNIEDHEKEFVISADELPLVKA
- a CDS encoding DUF257 family protein → MQKSIKEFLEKVQPGETILIEYSSIDHPEIVFYSITKWAEENGLPIVIHDVLDTFHIFVEHLKLNGYDVEFLKDVYVIKSGGMIQLGKIIRKVKLSDDIVVYTRNLHEILRELFTKIEKRPIIIIVLGAGKHLKRYEHQPRVLEYFFEVVTRKCLGNTNRITYLFGNPHLLRHDVKVELEEAPTRILELKEYGRKVVIKKSPYLSELMEELEVIS